In Salmo salar chromosome ssa15, Ssal_v3.1, whole genome shotgun sequence, one genomic interval encodes:
- the igf3 gene encoding insulin-like growth factor 3 produces MHSSEPSLHWSSARGCTLKVLCWRSVGVLYSILCLAALPDHAESRARCGSELVAHLEFVCGDRGFYRAPNGLRSTRGNGPRLRGNGTRMRGKGIVEQCCLKACDLQHLESYCAKPKRTRRHAPLTSQQVMEEQFQTVFRRRIMNHWKLESSHDEQRQTHSVHHQNKVHYVHQRPQRVSAEGNTAKTPDKDSLRLKKSLQSSSSNNNTAIVIFDLF; encoded by the exons ATGCACTCCTCTGAGCCCTCACTACACTGGTCGTCTGCCAGAGGATGCACACTGAAG GTGCTATGTTGGCGGAGCGTTGGTGTGCTGTACTCCATATTGTGCCTTGCAGCTCTACCAGACCATGCAGAGTCAAGAGCACGCTGTGGATCTGAACTTGTTGCCCACCTAGAGTTTGTGTGCGGAGACCGTGGATTTTACAGAG CACCGAACGGACTTCGATCCACCCGAGGGAATGGTCCTCGCCTCAGAGGGAATGGGACTCGGATGAGAGGGAAGGGAATTGTGGAGCAGTGTTGCTTAAAGGCCTGCGACCTGCAGCATTTGGAGAGCTACTGCGCAAAGCCAAAGCGGACCCGACGTCACGCTCCCCTCACGTCTCAGCAAGTTATG GAGGAGCAATTTCAGACTGTTTTTCGGAGGAGAATAATGAACCACTGGAAACTTGAGTCAAGTCATGATGAACAGAGGCAGACCCACAGTGTGCATCATCAAAATAAAGTGCATTATGTACACCAGAGACCTCAAAGGGTTAGTGCTGAGGGGAACACAGCAAAAACACCAGACAAGGATTCCCTCAGACTCAAGAAATCCCTtcaaagcagcagcagcaacaacaacacggCCATTGTGATCTTTGACCTTTTTTGA
- the si:dkeyp-110g5.4 gene encoding uncharacterized protein si:dkeyp-110g5.4: protein MRGMDILENFEIYIPKEAEVKITSIQTLPTSILRRMGVPCSRGGSAKTGSSPSATWISPVVIRERGCSSASPTVDTAKMNLTSLVTTEPKAVQGPFLMPFVSSSSMAFNVLREFLPSRQNFQQGIAPVPHGLPPVPHQDAIIIHKGRIFLSLKKAKTGRGKRQHSPDLNNSLSSKAPQITQRKLIFLSPARKSQKKSCPASPKPSPKKPQGKWALLQGFGLTHQVQVKLSRIPQGDIEPQQTAEQGHSAEEDHNTEQDQVIRKLLNANRLLKETPGRCPEQEMELVTQEEDKPLNEETQESLPKTANRHPCSNEGFQGRDGITSETDDDAQEEEEPEEEGCHNLGSVKQRRVEDKGKSGAEGQATNGDESEVEDLSVTAVALSDSSPPPEALNADQSSDTVMQVDFMGDSVQSWTAECPIIPALAPTPKQHHGFDFEHSAREERINRIRAKLREREAALNNLRSPS, encoded by the exons ATGCGGGGCATGGACATCCTGGAGAACTTTGAGATCTACATCCCCAAAGAGGCAGAGGTGAAAATCACCTCTATTCAGACTCTGCCAACCTCCATCTTGAGAAGGATGGGGGTGCCCTGCTCTCGGGGTGGCAGTGCAAAGACAGGGTCCTCGCCTTCGGCCACGTGGATCTCGCCAGTGGTCATCCGAGAGAGAGGCTGTTCATCGGCCAGCCCCACAGTGGACACAGCCAAGATGAACCTGACCTCACTGGTGACCACAGAACCCAAGGCAGTCCAGGGTCCCTTCTTGATGCCATTCGTCTCCTCCAGCAGCATGGCCTTCAATGTCCTCAGGGAGTTCTTGCCCTCCAGACAGAACTTCCAGCAGGGTATTGCCCCCGTCCCCCATGGCCTGCCCCCTGTCCCCCACCAGGATGCCATCATCATCCACAAGGGGAGGATCTTCCTGTCACTCAAGAAAGCAAAGACTGGCAGAGGAAAGAGGCAGCACAGCCCTGACCTGAATAACTCGTTGTCTTCCAAGGCCCCTCAGATCACACAGCGAAAACTGATCTTCCTCTCACCTGCCAGGAAGAGCCAGAAGAAG TCCTGCCCCGCATCTCCAAAGCCGTCTCCTAAAAAGCCCCAGGGGAAGTGGGCATTGCTGCAGGGGTTCGGCCTGACCCACCAAGTCCAGGTGAAGTTGTCCAGAATCCCCCAGGGGGACATTGAGCCACAACAGACTGCCGAACAGGGTCACTCAGCGGAAGAGGATCATAACACAGAGCAA GATCAAGTCATACGGAAGTTATTGAACGCCAACAGGTTGTTGAAGGAGACACCTGGCAGATGTCCTGAACAGGAGATGGAGTTGGTGACTCAAGAGGAAGACAAGCCTTTGAATGAGGAGACCCAAGAATCATTACCAAAGACAGCAAATCGTCACCCTTGCTCAAACGAAGGCTTTCAGGGCAGAGATGGGATTACCAGTGAGACAGATGATGAtgctcaggaggaggaggagcctgagGAAGAGGGATGTCACAATTTGGGTAGTGTCAAACAACGACGAGTTGAGGACAAAGGTAAGAGTGGGGCAGAGGGCCAAGCCACCAATGGGGATGAGTCTGAGGTGGAAGATCTCTCTGTTACGGCTGTTGCTTTGAGTGACAGCTCACCTCCACCAGAGGCCCTGAATGCAGACCAAAGCAGTGATACGGTTATGCAAGTTGACTTCATGGGGGACAGTGTTCAGAGTTGGACGGCGGAGTGCCCAATCATACCCGCTCTAGCCCCCACCCCCAAACAGCACCATGGTTTTGACTTTGAGCATTCGGCCCGTGAGGAGAGGATCAACCGTATCAGGGccaaactgagagagagagaggctgcccTCAACAACCTGCGCTCTCCAAGTTGA